In Gemmata obscuriglobus, a single genomic region encodes these proteins:
- a CDS encoding c-type cytochrome: protein MTNSRWFLACVGVAAFGFTGCGGSTEGHAPQPAAATAPPTTRYAPRTDLMAVKIPDGAPAHWSAARFPPLKSVRLMPHTPDADLATDLRKQFGKNILDPIVYEQDVWMPAQADRLARVLDAHFGTPAAPTVVVPELNHLAATSTVRFDPTLSLGANLKEAQKQFGKAKFKELEADRQTASEMKRELKLDDATLARGAVLYRRWCMQCHGPSGAGDAAYAIEAGPMPRDYRQGAFKYTTVLVPATAPKKAGLGAAGKPLRSDLVRTVRNGIDGTMMPAFPSLTAAELDDVISYVIHLSVRGEVEFAALARAIKPGGDDPIYEGAEMDWLVAQTELAVLYNWSVAAKHPIPVPAEPVMTEKERIDSAVRGYRLYNSPEFGCGSCHANYGRAQQLKWDIWGTIVQPRNLTLGVYRGGRKGEDLYARIYGGIAPSGMTAFHDRVTNAAPGSPNKIWDVVHFLQALGDAGDRRRMQERDAEIKFDP, encoded by the coding sequence ATGACGAACTCGCGTTGGTTCCTGGCGTGCGTCGGTGTTGCGGCGTTCGGGTTCACCGGCTGCGGCGGCTCGACCGAAGGGCACGCGCCGCAACCGGCCGCCGCCACGGCCCCGCCGACGACGCGGTACGCGCCGCGTACCGACCTGATGGCGGTGAAGATCCCCGACGGCGCCCCCGCGCACTGGTCTGCGGCGCGGTTCCCGCCGCTGAAGAGCGTTCGGCTGATGCCCCACACGCCCGACGCCGATCTGGCGACGGATCTGCGGAAGCAGTTCGGCAAGAACATCCTGGACCCGATCGTTTACGAACAGGACGTGTGGATGCCGGCCCAGGCGGACCGCCTCGCCCGGGTACTCGACGCACACTTCGGCACACCCGCCGCCCCGACCGTCGTGGTGCCGGAACTCAATCACCTCGCGGCAACCAGTACGGTCCGGTTCGATCCGACGCTCAGCCTGGGCGCGAACTTGAAGGAGGCGCAGAAGCAGTTCGGTAAGGCCAAGTTCAAGGAGCTGGAAGCGGACCGGCAGACCGCGAGCGAGATGAAGCGGGAGCTGAAACTGGACGACGCGACGCTCGCCCGCGGGGCCGTGTTGTACCGGCGGTGGTGCATGCAGTGTCACGGCCCGAGTGGGGCCGGCGACGCGGCCTACGCGATCGAGGCCGGGCCGATGCCCCGGGACTACCGCCAGGGCGCTTTCAAATACACGACGGTGCTCGTGCCGGCGACCGCTCCCAAAAAGGCCGGCCTGGGCGCGGCCGGCAAGCCGCTCCGCTCGGACCTCGTGCGCACCGTCCGCAACGGCATCGACGGGACCATGATGCCGGCGTTCCCGTCCCTGACGGCCGCCGAACTCGACGACGTGATTAGTTACGTGATCCACCTGAGCGTGCGCGGGGAGGTCGAATTCGCGGCGCTGGCGAGGGCGATCAAGCCCGGCGGCGACGACCCCATCTACGAAGGCGCCGAAATGGACTGGCTGGTCGCTCAGACCGAACTGGCGGTCCTGTACAACTGGAGCGTCGCTGCGAAGCACCCGATCCCGGTGCCCGCGGAGCCGGTGATGACTGAGAAGGAGCGGATCGACTCGGCGGTGCGGGGGTACCGGCTGTACAACTCGCCGGAGTTCGGGTGCGGGAGTTGCCACGCGAACTACGGTCGCGCCCAGCAGTTGAAGTGGGACATTTGGGGCACGATCGTTCAGCCCCGGAACCTGACGCTCGGCGTGTACCGGGGCGGACGCAAGGGCGAAGACCTGTACGCGCGGATCTACGGCGGGATCGCCCCATCGGGGATGACGGCCTTCCACGACCGCGTGACGAACGCCGCCCCGGGCAGTCCGAACAAGATCTGGGACGTGGTCCATTTCCTGCAGGCACTGGGTGACGCGGGCGACCGCCGTCGGATGCAGGAACGCGATGCCGAGATCAAGTTCGACCCGTGA
- a CDS encoding oxidoreductase molybdopterin-binding protein, giving the protein MPAGKPYRTFGAPWSGESDVAVVEISADAGKSWSEAKRLGHAVPFAWRLWAFSWDAPETTGRYKVMGRALHRRTHAARGA; this is encoded by the coding sequence GTGCCGGCCGGGAAGCCGTACCGGACCTTCGGGGCGCCGTGGAGTGGCGAGTCGGACGTGGCCGTGGTTGAGATCAGTGCGGACGCCGGGAAGTCGTGGTCGGAGGCCAAGCGGCTGGGGCACGCGGTGCCGTTCGCGTGGCGGCTGTGGGCGTTTTCGTGGGACGCTCCTGAAACTACTGGACGGTACAAAGTGATGGGCCGGGCACTGCACCGACGGACGCACGCCGCCCGTGGAGCATGA
- a CDS encoding SDR family NAD(P)-dependent oxidoreductase — MDSRATPLAGRSAVVTGANQGLGRVIAEHLVRAGASVLLTARGADLLTKTAAELLPLACVSGQKVLTRVADVAKEADCNATAAQAFAELNNPCVLVNNAGVYGPFGLVEENDWAEWVKAIEINLFGTILMCRAFLPRMREAQYGKIINLSGGGATAPLPRISSYAASKAAVVRFTETLAEETRGAGIDVNAVAPGALNTRLMDDLIAAGPEKVGAAFFDKMTKTRDSGGTPLDKGAELSVFLASAASDGISGRLISAVWDDWQNLPTHSDQLASSDIYTLRRITPDDRGGWKKCA, encoded by the coding sequence ATGGACTCGCGGGCTACCCCGTTGGCCGGCCGCTCGGCGGTCGTGACGGGTGCGAACCAAGGGCTGGGGCGCGTCATCGCCGAACACCTCGTACGCGCCGGCGCGAGCGTCCTCCTTACCGCACGCGGCGCGGACCTGCTCACGAAAACGGCTGCTGAACTGCTCCCACTGGCCTGCGTGTCCGGTCAGAAGGTGCTGACCCGTGTCGCAGACGTGGCGAAAGAGGCGGACTGCAACGCCACCGCCGCGCAAGCCTTCGCCGAACTCAACAACCCGTGCGTCCTGGTGAACAACGCCGGGGTGTACGGTCCCTTCGGGTTGGTCGAGGAGAACGACTGGGCCGAGTGGGTGAAGGCGATCGAAATCAACCTCTTCGGCACGATCCTCATGTGCCGGGCGTTCCTGCCCCGGATGCGTGAAGCGCAGTACGGGAAGATCATCAACCTCTCGGGGGGTGGCGCGACGGCGCCCCTTCCGCGCATCAGCTCGTATGCGGCGTCGAAGGCGGCCGTGGTGCGGTTCACCGAGACGCTCGCGGAAGAAACGCGGGGCGCCGGGATCGACGTCAACGCCGTAGCCCCCGGCGCGCTCAACACGCGCCTCATGGACGACCTGATCGCCGCCGGCCCCGAGAAAGTGGGCGCGGCGTTCTTCGACAAGATGACCAAGACGCGCGACTCGGGCGGCACGCCACTCGACAAGGGCGCGGAGCTGTCGGTGTTCCTCGCGTCCGCCGCTTCGGACGGCATCTCGGGGCGTCTCATTAGCGCGGTCTGGGACGACTGGCAGAACCTGCCGACACACTCCGACCAGCTCGCGTCGAGCGACATTTACACGCTGCGCCGCATCACGCCGGACGACCGCGGGGGGTGGAAGAAATGCGCGTAG
- a CDS encoding Gfo/Idh/MocA family protein, producing the protein MRVGIVGCGLIGGKRAKSLAALGHTVAATADISLERAQALAKAYPGCDAVGGWRELVARADLDTVVVATINDSLASITLAAVEAGKHVLVEKPAARSAEELRPVESAAQQAGVTVRVGFNHRFHPALLKARELVDAGAVGPLMFVRGRYGHGGRVGYDREWRANPELAGGGELLDQGVHLIDLTRWFLGDVSRVSGFAGTFFWDMPVEDNGFLCTHHADGSVGWLHASCSEWKNLFCLEIYGKTGKLQVDGLGGSYGLERLAYYRMLPQMGPPETTIWEYPGEDGSWNAEFRAFEAAVAGRQGSGATLGDAVAALDVVAAVYAQSAGDGRRAA; encoded by the coding sequence ATGCGCGTAGGCATCGTCGGGTGCGGGCTTATCGGCGGGAAGCGGGCGAAGAGCCTTGCCGCACTTGGACACACGGTCGCCGCCACCGCAGACATTAGCCTTGAGCGCGCACAGGCGCTCGCGAAGGCGTACCCGGGGTGCGACGCGGTCGGCGGCTGGCGCGAACTCGTGGCGCGCGCCGACCTGGACACGGTCGTCGTCGCGACCATCAACGATTCGCTCGCGTCGATCACCCTGGCGGCGGTTGAGGCGGGCAAACACGTGCTGGTGGAGAAGCCGGCGGCGCGGTCGGCCGAGGAGCTGCGCCCGGTCGAATCGGCGGCGCAACAGGCGGGCGTCACGGTCCGGGTCGGGTTCAACCACCGGTTCCACCCCGCGCTGCTGAAGGCGCGGGAACTGGTCGACGCCGGCGCGGTCGGGCCGCTGATGTTTGTTCGCGGCCGGTACGGTCACGGCGGGCGCGTGGGTTACGATCGCGAGTGGCGCGCGAACCCGGAACTGGCCGGCGGGGGCGAACTGCTCGACCAGGGCGTCCACCTGATCGACCTGACCCGATGGTTCCTCGGCGACGTGAGCCGCGTAAGTGGGTTCGCGGGCACGTTCTTCTGGGACATGCCGGTCGAAGACAACGGCTTCCTCTGCACCCACCACGCGGACGGATCGGTCGGTTGGCTACACGCCAGCTGCTCGGAGTGGAAGAACCTGTTCTGCCTTGAAATTTACGGCAAGACGGGCAAGCTCCAGGTCGACGGGCTCGGCGGCAGTTACGGGCTGGAGCGGCTGGCGTATTACCGCATGTTGCCGCAAATGGGGCCGCCCGAGACGACCATCTGGGAGTACCCGGGTGAGGACGGGTCGTGGAACGCGGAGTTCCGCGCGTTCGAGGCCGCCGTCGCGGGACGGCAGGGGTCGGGTGCGACGCTCGGCGACGCGGTCGCGGCGCTCGATGTGGTCGCGGCGGTGTACGCGCAGTCGGCCGGGGACGGCCGCCGCGCGGCGTAA
- a CDS encoding galactokinase has translation MIITRSPLRISLGGGGTDLPSYYRDHTGFLVAAAINRHVHIVINRSILPEMILKYSQTERVTDVEQIQHPLVREAMKLVGIPAEGLEIAAMADIPAGTGLGSSGSFCTALLRGLHALHNGNPSAAEIGEQACHIEIDQLHEPVGKQDQYIAAVGGVTCFRFHPDGHVEYWPLRASSDTLRKLEQNVLLFFTGYTRSASEVLREQDTKTKASDASMIQNLHFIKDLGLKSKDALEAGDLRGFAELMNVHWNSKKKRSGNMSNSRIDEWYDLGLKNGGLGGKLIGAGGGGFLMFYTENPDQLTEAMSEAGLQNVPFRFDFEGTRVISGGAPSPVLRPAIRRAA, from the coding sequence ATGATTATCACACGAAGCCCGCTCCGCATCTCGCTCGGTGGTGGTGGGACCGACCTGCCGTCCTACTACCGCGACCACACCGGCTTCCTCGTGGCCGCGGCCATCAACCGCCACGTCCACATCGTCATCAACCGGTCCATCCTGCCGGAGATGATACTCAAGTACTCTCAGACCGAGCGCGTCACCGACGTGGAGCAGATCCAGCACCCGCTGGTCCGCGAGGCGATGAAGCTGGTGGGCATACCGGCCGAGGGCCTGGAAATCGCCGCCATGGCCGACATCCCGGCGGGCACCGGGCTGGGCTCGTCCGGCAGCTTCTGCACCGCACTCTTGCGCGGGCTGCACGCCCTGCACAACGGCAACCCGAGCGCCGCCGAGATCGGCGAGCAGGCGTGCCACATCGAGATCGACCAACTGCACGAGCCGGTCGGCAAGCAGGACCAGTACATTGCGGCGGTCGGCGGGGTGACGTGCTTCCGGTTCCACCCGGACGGGCACGTCGAGTACTGGCCGCTGCGGGCGTCGTCGGACACGCTCCGCAAGCTCGAACAGAACGTGCTGCTATTCTTCACCGGGTACACGCGGTCCGCGTCGGAGGTGCTGCGCGAGCAGGACACCAAGACGAAGGCGTCCGACGCGTCGATGATCCAGAACCTGCACTTCATCAAGGACCTGGGGCTCAAGAGCAAGGACGCGCTGGAGGCCGGCGACCTGCGGGGCTTCGCCGAGCTGATGAACGTGCACTGGAACTCGAAGAAGAAGCGGAGCGGGAACATGTCCAACTCCCGCATCGACGAGTGGTACGACCTCGGGCTGAAGAACGGCGGGCTGGGCGGTAAGCTGATCGGCGCCGGCGGCGGCGGGTTCCTGATGTTCTACACCGAGAACCCGGACCAGTTGACCGAGGCCATGAGCGAGGCGGGCCTCCAGAACGTGCCGTTCCGGTTCGACTTCGAGGGCACGCGCGTGATCAGCGGCGGCGCCCCGTCGCCGGTGCTGCGCCCCGCGATCCGCCGGGCGGCGTGA
- a CDS encoding nucleotidyltransferase family protein yields the protein MNDLASTPVLILAGGKATRLGDIAKAVPKALVPLAGRPFLDHQFADLHAQGIREVVMCVGHFAEQIRDYVGGGERFGLRVRYSEDGAKPLGTGGAVRRALPLIPDQCFVLYGDSLLDVSYAAVLGALPPAALAVMTVFRNENSYDTSNVVFQNGRLLRYSKRDRTPAMTHIDYGLSLLRRGAVERIPEHEPSDLAELYTGLVDRGEMVGLEVTERFYEIGSPAGLQEAEAFVLRRAG from the coding sequence GTGAACGACCTCGCTTCGACGCCCGTGCTGATCCTCGCTGGCGGGAAGGCCACGCGCCTCGGCGACATCGCCAAGGCCGTGCCCAAAGCGCTGGTGCCGCTGGCCGGGCGGCCGTTTCTTGATCACCAATTCGCGGACCTGCACGCCCAGGGCATTCGCGAAGTGGTCATGTGCGTCGGGCACTTCGCAGAGCAGATCCGGGACTACGTCGGCGGCGGGGAGCGGTTCGGGCTGCGGGTCCGGTACTCCGAAGACGGCGCGAAGCCGCTCGGCACCGGCGGCGCAGTTCGGCGGGCGCTGCCGCTCATCCCCGACCAGTGCTTCGTGCTGTACGGCGACTCGCTGCTGGACGTGAGCTACGCCGCGGTGCTGGGCGCGTTGCCGCCGGCGGCCCTGGCCGTAATGACGGTGTTCCGCAACGAGAACAGTTACGACACGAGCAACGTGGTCTTCCAAAATGGGCGCCTGTTGCGGTACAGCAAACGGGACCGCACGCCCGCGATGACCCACATCGACTACGGGCTGTCGCTCTTGCGCCGGGGCGCGGTCGAGCGGATCCCCGAGCACGAACCGTCCGACCTGGCCGAACTGTACACGGGGCTGGTGGACCGCGGCGAGATGGTGGGGCTCGAGGTGACCGAGCGGTTCTACGAAATCGGCTCGCCGGCGGGCCTGCAGGAGGCCGAAGCGTTCGTCCTCCGGCGGGCCGGCTGA
- a CDS encoding SIS domain-containing protein has translation MSFTQQFLAEAGEIVTKLDVAAIDRTVKALADTRARGGRLFILGVGGSASNAAHAVNDFRKIAGIETYSPTDNVSELTARTNDEGWETVFAEWLKGSRLNSKDAILVFSVGGGDLERNVSPNLVRAVQHAKAVGATVCGIVGRDGGYTAKVADACVIVPTVNAAHVTPHAEAFQAIVWHLFVTHPALKAAATKWESTAAADAVTKKAA, from the coding sequence ATGTCGTTCACGCAGCAGTTCCTCGCCGAAGCCGGCGAGATCGTCACGAAGCTCGATGTCGCCGCCATCGATCGGACCGTGAAGGCGCTGGCGGACACCCGCGCCCGCGGCGGGCGGTTGTTCATCCTCGGCGTCGGCGGCAGCGCCTCGAACGCGGCGCACGCGGTCAACGACTTCCGCAAGATCGCCGGCATCGAGACCTACTCGCCCACCGACAACGTCTCGGAACTGACGGCCCGCACGAACGACGAGGGCTGGGAGACGGTGTTCGCCGAGTGGCTCAAGGGGAGCCGGCTCAACAGCAAGGACGCGATCCTGGTGTTCTCCGTCGGGGGCGGCGACCTCGAACGGAACGTCAGCCCGAACTTGGTGCGCGCGGTCCAACACGCCAAGGCGGTCGGGGCGACGGTGTGCGGGATCGTGGGCCGCGACGGCGGGTACACGGCGAAGGTGGCCGACGCGTGCGTGATCGTCCCGACGGTGAACGCGGCGCACGTGACGCCGCACGCCGAGGCGTTCCAGGCGATCGTGTGGCACCTGTTCGTAACGCACCCCGCGCTCAAGGCCGCCGCTACCAAGTGGGAGTCGACCGCCGCCGCCGATGCGGTAACCAAGAAGGCGGCGTAA
- a CDS encoding HAD family hydrolase → MGVDRRRRCGNQEGGVTRARAKHGRVGSAKAIWKLTMAQRVVFLDRDGVLNRAFPEGGTTRPPMTLDELELLPGVPAALERLRAAGFARVVVTNQPDVARGKQTRAAVEAINAKMCAELPLTDLFACYHDTADRCDCRKPKPGMLLAAAAKWDLDLPAAFLIGDRWSDVAAAAAAGCRGVLIDTPFSSPERCSPDHTAADITAAVDWVLKTAAAEATGRTAAR, encoded by the coding sequence GTGGGAGTCGACCGCCGCCGCCGATGCGGTAACCAAGAAGGCGGCGTAACTCGCGCCCGTGCGAAGCACGGGCGCGTCGGCTCCGCGAAGGCGATCTGGAAACTGACGATGGCGCAGCGCGTGGTGTTCCTGGATCGGGACGGGGTGCTCAACCGGGCCTTCCCCGAGGGGGGCACCACGCGCCCGCCCATGACGCTCGACGAACTGGAACTCCTGCCGGGCGTGCCTGCGGCTCTCGAGCGCCTACGCGCCGCCGGGTTCGCGCGGGTCGTGGTTACCAACCAGCCGGACGTGGCCCGTGGCAAGCAGACCCGTGCGGCGGTCGAGGCGATTAACGCCAAGATGTGTGCCGAGCTGCCGCTGACCGACTTGTTCGCGTGCTACCACGACACCGCGGACCGGTGCGACTGTCGCAAGCCGAAGCCCGGAATGCTGCTGGCGGCGGCGGCGAAGTGGGATCTGGACCTGCCCGCCGCGTTCCTGATCGGTGACCGGTGGAGCGATGTGGCCGCGGCGGCCGCCGCCGGGTGCCGCGGCGTGCTGATCGACACGCCGTTCAGCTCGCCCGAGAGGTGCTCGCCCGACCACACCGCGGCGGACATCACCGCGGCCGTGGACTGGGTTCTCAAAACAGCGGCGGCCGAAGCGACTGGTCGCACGGCCGCCCGATGA
- a CDS encoding transaldolase family protein, with amino-acid sequence MKLFVDTADVKELEMCLERGFPSGVTTNPLLVARSGCTDFGAHIRSMIDALIRHDAKIPLSVEVNTADPNKMADQAEEFVREFGDYPYLNIKIPIGWNELKVIAQLAKRNVPVNCTCCMSYNQAIMAASAGAKYVSLFWGRIRDIGYDAGSVVRATRESLDRRGLDSEIIVGSIRHIADVNEAIQAGGHILTVPPKFFSQMCAHPKTDEAVAQFMTEFRAWEQAVQANQMKRAA; translated from the coding sequence ATGAAACTGTTCGTCGACACCGCGGACGTGAAAGAGCTGGAGATGTGCCTCGAGCGGGGGTTCCCGTCGGGCGTCACCACCAACCCGCTGTTGGTCGCGCGGTCCGGTTGCACGGACTTCGGCGCGCACATCCGCTCGATGATCGACGCCCTGATCCGGCACGACGCCAAGATCCCGCTGTCGGTGGAGGTGAACACCGCCGACCCGAACAAGATGGCCGACCAGGCCGAGGAGTTCGTCCGCGAGTTCGGCGACTACCCGTACCTGAACATCAAGATCCCGATCGGCTGGAACGAGCTGAAGGTGATCGCGCAGCTGGCCAAGCGGAACGTGCCGGTGAACTGCACCTGCTGCATGTCGTACAACCAGGCGATCATGGCCGCCAGCGCGGGGGCCAAGTACGTGAGCCTGTTCTGGGGGCGCATCCGCGACATCGGCTACGACGCCGGCAGCGTGGTCCGCGCCACCCGCGAGTCGCTCGACCGGCGCGGGCTCGACAGCGAGATCATCGTCGGCAGCATCCGCCACATCGCCGACGTGAACGAGGCGATCCAGGCCGGCGGGCACATTCTCACGGTGCCGCCCAAGTTCTTCTCGCAAATGTGCGCTCACCCGAAGACCGACGAGGCCGTTGCCCAGTTCATGACCGAGTTCCGCGCATGGGAGCAGGCGGTCCAGGCCAACCAGATGAAGCGAGCCGCTTGA